The following proteins are co-located in the Pseudoalteromonas ulvae UL12 genome:
- the astE gene encoding succinylglutamate desuccinylase — protein MYLTQLKNSGDFLSISRENEWHLDPVAFQLKNGTAVKVIDTGVISFEPLNSGQKDIVLSSAIHGNETAPIEICDELIQKIIKEELTLTQRVLFIYGNPASINIEKRFVEENLNRLFSGAHSGAPANNERIRAAKLEQYVSDFFNGVTGERTRAHYDLHTAIRGSKNEKFAVYPFIGDAPWKKEQLSFLLACGVNTVLMMKTAATTFSYFSSNQFGADAFTIELGQVKPFGHNDMTRFAKTKETLINLITETEVSYPEFELNDFELFEVNRAINRTNEDFSFSFGDDVENFTGFTKGALLAKDGPIEYFAETEGEAVIFPNADVALGQRAVLTVIPLKDTHHLV, from the coding sequence ATGTATTTAACACAGTTAAAAAACAGCGGTGATTTTTTATCAATCAGCCGTGAAAATGAATGGCACTTAGATCCAGTTGCGTTTCAATTAAAAAATGGCACCGCTGTAAAGGTTATCGATACCGGTGTGATTTCTTTTGAGCCGCTAAACTCAGGTCAAAAAGACATCGTATTATCCAGTGCTATTCATGGTAACGAAACAGCGCCGATTGAAATTTGCGATGAACTGATCCAAAAAATCATCAAAGAAGAATTAACTCTTACACAACGAGTATTGTTTATTTATGGCAACCCGGCTTCAATTAATATCGAAAAACGCTTTGTTGAAGAAAACCTAAATCGATTATTCAGTGGTGCTCATAGTGGTGCACCGGCGAACAATGAACGGATCCGTGCGGCTAAATTAGAACAATATGTCAGTGATTTCTTTAATGGCGTGACAGGTGAGCGAACGCGTGCTCATTATGATTTACACACAGCAATAAGAGGCTCTAAAAACGAGAAGTTTGCCGTTTATCCTTTTATTGGTGACGCTCCTTGGAAAAAAGAGCAGCTCAGTTTTCTGTTAGCTTGTGGTGTGAATACAGTATTGATGATGAAAACTGCAGCGACTACTTTTAGCTATTTTTCATCGAATCAATTTGGGGCAGATGCCTTTACGATTGAATTAGGCCAAGTTAAACCTTTTGGTCACAATGACATGACTCGATTTGCCAAAACGAAAGAAACACTAATTAACCTCATCACCGAAACCGAGGTTTCTTATCCTGAGTTTGAGCTTAACGACTTTGAACTGTTTGAAGTAAATCGTGCAATCAATCGGACAAATGAAGATTTTAGCTTCAGTTTTGGCGATGATGTCGAGAATTTCACCGGTTTTACTAAAGGTGCTTTATTGGCCAAAGATGGGCCAATTGAATATTTTGCCGAAACAGAAGGGGAAGCCGTTATTTTCCCTAATGCCGATGTTGCTCTTGGCCAACGTGCTGTCTTGACAGTTATCCCATTAAAAGACACCCATCACCTCGTATAA
- a CDS encoding thiamine pyrophosphate-dependent dehydrogenase E1 component subunit alpha produces MTNPNNVSLNIHHELSFIDGHALNIPTLKILSETGDVYPGATVPNISQDTALRLYRTMRFIRMLDERMQAAQRQGRISFYMQCLGEEAAVTASAAALDDDDMIMAQYREQAALHYRGFRLDQFMNQMFSNELDLGKGRQMPIHYGSNELNYMTISSPLGTQIPQASGHAYGQKLKHIDEKTGELASEIDNVTICYFGEGAASEGDFHAGLNMAAVLKAPVIFFARNNGYAISTPADEQFAGDGIASRGVGYGIKTIRVDGADALAVFAATQAARDICVKTGEPVLIESIAYRLGAHSTSDDPSGYRSKEEEADHQLNCPIARFKKWLVAQNWLDEAQDDAEKETIREQILEAVKVAEKVEKPALESLISDVYDTPIPELSEQYEHLKAHILAHPDAYPTTAGRIK; encoded by the coding sequence ATGACGAACCCCAATAACGTGTCCTTGAACATTCATCATGAATTGTCGTTTATCGATGGTCATGCGTTGAATATTCCAACACTTAAAATCTTAAGTGAAACAGGTGACGTTTATCCTGGTGCGACCGTACCAAACATCTCACAAGATACCGCTTTACGCTTATACCGCACAATGCGTTTTATTCGCATGTTAGATGAGCGTATGCAAGCTGCTCAGCGCCAAGGCCGCATTAGTTTTTATATGCAATGCTTAGGTGAAGAAGCGGCTGTGACGGCCAGTGCCGCCGCCCTTGATGATGACGATATGATTATGGCGCAATATCGCGAACAAGCGGCGTTACATTATCGTGGATTTCGCTTAGATCAGTTCATGAATCAAATGTTTTCTAATGAGCTAGATTTAGGCAAAGGTCGTCAAATGCCTATCCACTATGGTTCAAATGAATTGAACTATATGACTATTTCGTCACCTCTTGGCACTCAAATTCCTCAAGCCAGTGGTCATGCGTATGGTCAAAAGTTGAAGCATATTGATGAAAAAACTGGTGAATTAGCTTCCGAAATTGATAATGTTACCATCTGTTATTTTGGTGAAGGTGCTGCGTCTGAAGGTGATTTCCATGCAGGTTTGAATATGGCCGCGGTGTTAAAAGCGCCGGTTATCTTCTTTGCCCGTAATAATGGTTATGCCATTTCAACACCTGCAGATGAACAATTTGCTGGTGACGGAATTGCAAGCCGAGGGGTGGGTTATGGCATCAAAACAATTCGTGTGGATGGGGCTGATGCACTTGCGGTCTTTGCTGCGACTCAAGCTGCACGCGATATATGTGTTAAAACCGGCGAGCCAGTATTAATTGAATCGATTGCGTATCGTTTAGGGGCACATTCTACCTCAGATGATCCTTCTGGCTATCGTTCAAAAGAAGAAGAAGCGGATCATCAACTTAATTGTCCTATTGCGCGTTTCAAAAAATGGCTTGTAGCGCAAAATTGGCTTGATGAAGCACAAGATGACGCTGAAAAAGAAACCATCAGAGAACAAATTTTAGAAGCGGTAAAAGTAGCCGAAAAAGTCGAAAAACCTGCCTTAGAGTCTCTTATTTCGGATGTTTATGATACACCTATTCCTGAATTATCAGAGCAGTACGAACACTTAAAAGCACATATTTTAGCCCATCCAGATGCTTATCCAACCACTGCAGGGAGAATCAAATAA
- a CDS encoding alpha-ketoacid dehydrogenase subunit beta — MAQMNMLQAINSALDISMSEHPNACIFGEDVGHFGGVFRATSGLQERYGRHRVFNTPLTEQGILGFANGLAAFGAPTIAEIQFADYIFPAFDQIVNETAKFRYRSGNEFNVGKLTIRTPYGGGIAGGLYHSQSPEAYFAHTPGIKIVVPRNPHQAKGLLRACIEDDNPVLFFEPKRLYRASIGEVPEGDYRIEIGTAEIVKEGKDVTLLAWGAQMEIIEQAAGLAEKEGISCEIIDLRSILPWDRDTLVSSVNKTGRLVISHEAPITNGFGAEIAATIQQHCFLHLESPILRVCGMDTPYPLALEKEYVPDALKVFAAIKQSVTF, encoded by the coding sequence ATGGCACAGATGAATATGCTACAAGCGATTAATTCTGCATTAGACATTTCTATGTCCGAGCATCCCAATGCCTGTATTTTTGGTGAAGATGTGGGTCATTTTGGAGGGGTATTTCGCGCGACCTCTGGCCTGCAAGAGCGTTATGGCAGGCACCGAGTTTTTAATACGCCTTTAACAGAACAAGGTATTTTAGGTTTTGCTAACGGCTTAGCTGCATTTGGGGCTCCAACGATTGCTGAAATTCAGTTTGCAGATTACATTTTCCCTGCTTTTGACCAAATCGTGAATGAAACAGCAAAATTCCGTTATCGCAGTGGTAACGAGTTTAATGTGGGTAAACTGACAATTCGTACCCCTTATGGCGGCGGGATTGCAGGCGGTTTATACCATTCTCAATCTCCAGAAGCATATTTTGCTCATACACCCGGGATTAAAATTGTTGTACCACGCAATCCGCATCAAGCAAAAGGTTTGTTACGTGCGTGTATTGAAGACGATAATCCAGTGTTATTCTTTGAACCAAAACGCTTGTATCGTGCCTCTATCGGTGAGGTGCCAGAGGGTGATTACCGCATAGAAATCGGCACTGCAGAGATAGTCAAAGAAGGTAAAGATGTCACTCTGTTAGCGTGGGGTGCACAAATGGAAATTATCGAACAAGCGGCAGGGCTTGCCGAAAAAGAAGGGATCAGCTGTGAAATCATTGATTTGCGCAGTATTTTACCTTGGGATCGAGATACATTAGTCAGCTCTGTTAATAAAACGGGTCGTTTAGTGATTAGCCATGAAGCTCCAATCACCAATGGTTTTGGCGCTGAAATAGCCGCAACTATTCAGCAGCACTGCTTTTTGCATTTAGAATCACCTATTTTAAGAGTCTGTGGCATGGATACTCCGTATCCTCTGGCGTTAGAGAAAGAATATGTACCTGATGCACTCAAAGTGTTTGCTGCTATTAAGCAATCTGTCACGTTTTAA
- a CDS encoding dihydrolipoyllysine-residue acetyltransferase, whose protein sequence is MTQDFILPDIGEGIVECEVVEWLVAEGDAVKEDQPICDVMTDKALVQIPAVHTGVISKLYYQKGDIAKVHAPLFAMTIEGVTASQPTEQVGQQDETNSTETQLEDFILPDIGEGIVECEIVEWLVEEGQTIAEDQAVCDVMTDKALVQIPAKHHGIVERLYYQKGDIAKVHSPLFQMRIAGNGPVTELKVDITPVVVAGNPSTMASSAVKAPVASGKAVASPAVRRRARELDVNLSEVPGTGKNGRIYKEDVERYLQGAHSSGDVTTTSVAQVQNTATVTTAHTRVEPIRGIKAAMAKQMVASVSTIPHFTFSDEIDLTDIIALRQSLKVEYQAQDIKLTMMPFFVKALSLAITEFPVLNSQVNDECTELTYFSDHNIGMAVDSKIGLLVPNIKQCQTKSIVDVAKEITRLTNAAREGRVAPDDLKGGTISISNIGAIGGTTATPIINKPEVAIVALGKVQHLPRFDAQGNVVSRAIMQVSWSGDHRVIDGGTIARFNNLWKAYLEQPSKMLMAMS, encoded by the coding sequence ATGACTCAAGATTTTATTTTACCAGACATTGGTGAAGGCATTGTTGAATGTGAAGTCGTCGAATGGCTAGTAGCAGAAGGTGATGCAGTTAAAGAAGATCAACCCATTTGTGACGTGATGACTGATAAAGCGTTAGTGCAAATACCAGCTGTACATACGGGTGTGATTTCTAAGTTGTATTATCAAAAGGGTGATATCGCAAAAGTGCATGCTCCGCTCTTTGCTATGACGATAGAAGGTGTTACGGCTTCACAGCCGACAGAGCAAGTAGGCCAACAAGATGAAACAAACTCAACAGAGACTCAATTAGAAGATTTTATTTTGCCAGATATTGGTGAAGGGATTGTTGAATGTGAAATCGTAGAGTGGTTAGTTGAAGAAGGGCAAACCATCGCAGAAGATCAAGCCGTATGTGATGTAATGACAGACAAAGCCTTAGTGCAGATCCCTGCTAAACATCATGGTATTGTCGAGCGCCTTTATTATCAAAAAGGGGATATTGCAAAAGTCCATAGCCCACTGTTTCAAATGCGCATTGCAGGCAATGGGCCGGTTACTGAGTTAAAAGTCGATATCACACCTGTGGTTGTTGCAGGAAACCCGAGTACGATGGCAAGCTCAGCTGTTAAAGCGCCCGTAGCTTCAGGTAAAGCGGTTGCTTCACCTGCCGTGCGAAGACGTGCACGAGAATTGGATGTGAATCTCAGTGAAGTGCCAGGTACTGGTAAAAACGGGCGGATTTATAAAGAAGATGTCGAGCGTTACTTGCAAGGGGCTCACTCAAGTGGTGATGTGACGACGACTTCGGTTGCGCAAGTACAAAACACTGCGACTGTAACTACTGCTCATACTCGCGTAGAGCCTATTCGTGGTATTAAAGCTGCGATGGCGAAACAGATGGTCGCATCTGTGTCGACCATCCCTCATTTTACCTTTAGTGATGAAATAGATTTAACTGACATCATTGCTTTACGTCAGAGTTTGAAAGTTGAATATCAAGCCCAAGACATAAAATTGACTATGATGCCATTTTTTGTCAAAGCGCTGTCATTAGCCATTACGGAATTTCCGGTCCTCAATAGTCAGGTCAATGATGAGTGCACTGAGCTTACTTATTTTAGCGATCACAATATTGGGATGGCGGTCGATTCTAAAATTGGTCTATTAGTTCCTAATATTAAGCAATGCCAAACGAAAAGCATTGTCGATGTTGCAAAAGAAATCACACGTTTAACCAATGCAGCCAGAGAAGGGCGCGTTGCACCCGATGATTTAAAAGGCGGCACTATCTCGATTTCGAACATTGGTGCGATTGGCGGCACAACTGCAACACCAATTATCAACAAACCAGAAGTTGCGATTGTGGCGTTGGGTAAAGTGCAGCATTTACCGCGTTTTGATGCGCAAGGGAATGTTGTATCGCGTGCGATTATGCAAGTGAGTTGGTCAGGAGATCATCGTGTTATTGATGGCGGCACTATTGCACGCTTTAATAACCTCTGGAAAGCCTATTTAGAACAGCCTTCTAAAATGCTCATGGCGATGTCATAA
- a CDS encoding putative manganese transporter, whose protein sequence is MNLLFAQQRVFFKQFAFKQKRLLLPFFILVCLLHPATAQTTLLAITDAYLQVTLFVAATLYLYYFLSERYSFLDFNFVRSKHPHLEVPLATLMGALPGCGGAILVVTQYTKRQASFGAVVAVLTATMGDAAFLLMATEPLTALLVISLCGFSGIIAGFVVNTFHDYHYLAPQQPCQEQDTQPKNDTVLSKGSRLFWQWTLAPGVCIALLIAFQFDFSLISVHATQWLQGLSVVAILMILFSWALSQQGNSYQDVAAEPKPETPFNVWHKIINDTHFVTAWVVVAFVSYELSVSIFDLDFQSLLGGYVALAPLMAMAIGLLPGCGPQILVTSLYLQGALPLGALVANAVANDGDALFPAIALAPKAALIATVYSALPALLVGYSVFLLF, encoded by the coding sequence ATGAATTTACTTTTCGCACAGCAACGCGTTTTTTTTAAACAATTTGCGTTTAAGCAAAAACGGTTACTCCTACCATTTTTTATTCTTGTTTGCTTGCTTCATCCGGCTACCGCTCAGACCACCTTGTTGGCGATCACTGATGCGTATTTACAAGTCACATTGTTTGTCGCTGCAACTCTCTACCTTTATTATTTTTTGTCTGAGCGTTACTCTTTTTTAGATTTTAATTTTGTCCGCAGTAAACACCCTCACTTAGAAGTGCCATTGGCCACATTAATGGGCGCTTTACCTGGCTGTGGCGGTGCTATTTTAGTGGTCACACAATATACCAAGCGCCAAGCGAGCTTTGGTGCTGTTGTTGCTGTTTTAACTGCAACTATGGGTGATGCCGCATTTTTGTTGATGGCCACCGAGCCATTGACGGCTTTACTCGTGATTAGTTTATGCGGATTTTCAGGGATTATCGCTGGTTTTGTGGTCAATACATTTCATGACTATCATTATTTAGCACCTCAACAGCCTTGTCAGGAACAAGACACTCAGCCAAAAAATGACACTGTGCTCTCTAAAGGATCGCGATTATTTTGGCAGTGGACACTCGCTCCTGGTGTGTGTATTGCACTATTAATCGCGTTTCAATTTGATTTTTCATTAATCTCTGTTCATGCCACACAATGGCTGCAAGGGTTATCTGTGGTTGCTATTTTGATGATTTTATTCAGCTGGGCATTATCACAACAAGGAAATTCCTATCAAGACGTTGCGGCCGAGCCTAAACCAGAAACTCCATTTAATGTCTGGCACAAAATAATTAATGATACTCATTTTGTCACTGCTTGGGTGGTGGTCGCATTTGTCAGTTATGAATTATCGGTCTCTATTTTCGATCTTGATTTTCAGAGTTTATTAGGTGGATATGTTGCCCTTGCACCATTAATGGCAATGGCCATAGGCTTGCTTCCCGGCTGCGGGCCACAAATTTTAGTCACTAGTTTATATTTACAAGGAGCCTTGCCCCTCGGTGCACTGGTTGCCAATGCTGTAGCAAACGATGGTGACGCGCTATTTCCTGCCATAGCCTTAGCACCAAAAGCAGCTTTGATTGCAACTGTTTACTCAGCATTACCTGCGTTACTCGTGGGTTATTCTGTCTTTTTACTGTTTTAA
- a CDS encoding M28 family metallopeptidase, with amino-acid sequence MKTKFTLSLLSAAVLVGCMTTHNTPEQQQIAYNSINAEQLASHIKVLASDEFGGRAPSSEGEKLTLEYLSKQFQALGYQPGNGDSFLQEVPLVSLEADPNMVLSIGGKDYQYKKDMVMGSSRISEQQSIANSELVFVGYGVNAPEYNWNDYEGIDVTGKTVVMLVNDPGFATKDPALFTGDAMTYYGRWTYKFEEASRQGAAGAIIIHETAPASYPWSVVENSWSGEQFGFQKENNNMDRVTVEGWVTTDVASELFQRAGLDFETAKAQAAKGAYHVDMGDLTASVSVKNTIKKSISYNFIATLPGSEKPDEHVIYSAHWDHLGTDKNRTGDQIYNGAHDNATGTGGMIEVAEAFALLPTAPKRSVTFLAVTAEEQGLLGSKFYAADPVIAADKTVANINMDSLNILGKVKDISVVGIGKSELDDLLTQAAKEQNRTVSGDPKPSSGGYYRSDHFAFANMGVPAMYAGGGTIAFDEQTESYRKKMSLVVRGCYHQPCDRYRDEWDLSGAVQDLQLFYKVGLTITEQENWPKWYDNSEFQRK; translated from the coding sequence ATGAAAACCAAATTTACCCTCTCATTACTCAGTGCTGCTGTCTTAGTGGGTTGTATGACCACTCACAATACGCCTGAGCAACAACAAATCGCCTATAACAGTATCAATGCAGAGCAACTTGCATCACATATCAAAGTATTGGCCTCTGATGAGTTTGGTGGACGCGCACCGTCGAGCGAAGGTGAAAAACTCACCCTAGAGTATCTCTCCAAGCAGTTTCAAGCTCTGGGTTACCAACCAGGGAATGGCGATAGCTTTTTGCAAGAAGTGCCATTGGTGTCACTTGAAGCCGATCCCAATATGGTGCTTTCTATTGGTGGCAAAGATTACCAATATAAAAAAGACATGGTCATGGGCTCAAGCCGTATCAGTGAGCAGCAAAGTATTGCCAATTCTGAACTTGTGTTTGTTGGTTATGGTGTAAATGCACCTGAATATAATTGGAATGATTATGAAGGCATTGATGTAACGGGTAAAACAGTGGTTATGCTGGTCAATGATCCTGGGTTTGCAACCAAAGATCCTGCGCTGTTTACAGGTGATGCAATGACGTATTACGGCCGCTGGACTTATAAATTTGAAGAAGCGAGCCGCCAAGGCGCGGCTGGCGCAATCATTATCCATGAGACAGCCCCAGCTTCTTACCCTTGGTCTGTCGTTGAAAACTCTTGGAGTGGAGAGCAGTTCGGTTTTCAAAAAGAAAACAATAATATGGATCGTGTCACTGTGGAAGGCTGGGTCACCACTGATGTAGCAAGTGAGCTTTTTCAACGCGCTGGTTTAGACTTTGAAACGGCTAAAGCACAAGCAGCCAAAGGTGCCTATCATGTTGACATGGGCGATTTAACCGCGTCTGTCAGTGTCAAAAACACCATCAAAAAATCAATTTCATACAACTTCATTGCCACACTACCCGGCAGCGAAAAGCCTGATGAACATGTTATTTATTCTGCACATTGGGATCATTTAGGCACAGATAAAAATCGTACTGGTGACCAAATTTATAACGGCGCACATGATAATGCCACTGGCACAGGTGGAATGATTGAAGTGGCCGAAGCTTTTGCACTGTTACCTACAGCCCCTAAACGTTCAGTTACCTTTTTAGCTGTCACAGCTGAAGAACAAGGGTTGCTTGGCTCTAAATTTTATGCGGCAGATCCTGTTATTGCTGCCGACAAAACTGTCGCCAACATCAATATGGATAGCTTAAATATATTAGGTAAAGTCAAAGATATCAGTGTTGTCGGTATTGGCAAATCAGAATTAGATGATTTACTCACTCAAGCAGCTAAAGAGCAAAATAGAACGGTATCGGGCGATCCTAAACCATCGTCTGGTGGGTATTACCGCTCTGATCACTTTGCGTTTGCAAATATGGGTGTGCCAGCTATGTATGCTGGTGGTGGTACCATCGCCTTTGATGAGCAAACGGAGTCTTATCGTAAAAAAATGAGTTTAGTTGTGCGTGGCTGTTATCACCAACCTTGCGATCGTTATCGCGATGAATGGGATTTAAGCGGAGCAGTTCAAGACTTGCAGTTATTTTACAAAGTCGGCTTAACTATTACAGAACAAGAAAACTGGCCAAAATGGTACGATAATTCTGAGTTTCAACGAAAATAA
- a CDS encoding DUF3025 domain-containing protein, with the protein MTQRHHTDGSTKRFVADNHWHHDFLHHPLFNDLETMFHLSNHTAWPSIEWLNSQLSTQHVVEGIPIRFVADPELADDKRYYEQIIFETGQIPTRLENWHDLFGAFIWLLFPKTKRLLNQLHIHEISEHGLTKRSKARNAITLFDECGIVVTYDSADVAASSIKETLRNHLWQQAFVEQRSLWQHSVHSFMFGHANYEMATKPYLGLTGKVLFIPLNSEFNRLSLKNRYQQLDDALCNQIRDNQLLKNNEKLSPMPFLGIPNWYDDNNDPQFYENIQYFRPKRRKAE; encoded by the coding sequence ATGACCCAACGACATCACACTGATGGCAGTACGAAACGATTTGTAGCAGACAACCATTGGCATCATGATTTTTTGCACCATCCGTTATTCAATGACCTTGAAACAATGTTTCATCTTTCCAACCACACAGCTTGGCCCTCAATAGAGTGGTTAAATTCTCAATTATCTACTCAGCATGTCGTTGAAGGGATCCCCATCCGATTTGTGGCTGATCCAGAACTGGCAGATGATAAACGCTACTATGAGCAAATTATTTTTGAAACCGGCCAAATACCGACTCGTCTTGAAAATTGGCATGATTTATTTGGGGCGTTTATCTGGTTGTTGTTCCCAAAGACAAAACGTTTGCTCAACCAATTACACATTCACGAAATATCTGAACATGGGTTAACAAAACGCTCTAAAGCTCGTAATGCCATCACTTTATTTGATGAGTGTGGGATAGTAGTGACCTACGATAGCGCCGATGTTGCTGCATCAAGTATTAAAGAGACGCTACGAAATCATTTATGGCAGCAGGCGTTTGTTGAGCAGCGCTCTTTATGGCAGCACAGCGTACATAGTTTTATGTTTGGCCATGCAAATTACGAAATGGCCACAAAACCTTATTTAGGCTTAACTGGCAAAGTACTGTTTATACCGCTTAACAGTGAATTTAACCGTTTATCACTTAAAAACCGCTATCAGCAATTAGATGATGCGCTTTGTAACCAAATCCGAGATAATCAACTACTTAAGAATAACGAGAAATTATCACCAATGCCTTTTTTGGGGATCCCTAATTGGTATGATGATAACAACGATCCGCAATTTTACGAAAATATTCAGTATTTTCGTCCAAAACGAAGGAAAGCCGAATGA
- a CDS encoding ABC transporter ATP-binding protein, which translates to MIEVLELKKKFKLTKDHKINKQEFKDPREDDQYFHSVRDVSFTCGAGEVLGLLGPNGAGKTTTLRMLSTALQPDAGSIMINGVDVIKNPLQARKKIGFLSGSTGLYGRLTAKENIEYFARLHGMSKKDVKARCADLFDMLDMHSFIDKRAEHLSTGMKQKTNIARAVVHFPEVVVLDEPTTGLDIMTTQTVIKFIQGLKEQGTPVIFSTHHLDEVALLCERVTVINQGESCFSGSLAEFKQQGQSDTLNQAFLNILQEPSHV; encoded by the coding sequence ATGATAGAAGTGCTCGAGCTTAAAAAGAAATTCAAGCTCACCAAAGATCATAAAATCAATAAGCAAGAATTTAAAGACCCTCGCGAAGATGATCAATATTTTCACTCTGTACGAGATGTCAGTTTTACCTGTGGTGCAGGGGAAGTACTGGGGTTACTTGGGCCTAATGGTGCAGGTAAAACCACTACGCTGCGTATGCTCTCAACTGCATTACAACCTGATGCGGGCTCTATCATGATTAATGGGGTTGATGTCATTAAAAACCCATTACAAGCTCGTAAAAAAATTGGCTTTTTATCGGGTTCAACCGGTTTATATGGTCGGTTAACGGCCAAAGAAAACATCGAGTACTTTGCGCGACTGCATGGCATGAGTAAAAAAGATGTCAAAGCACGCTGTGCTGATTTGTTCGATATGCTGGATATGCACAGCTTCATTGATAAACGCGCAGAACATTTATCAACAGGCATGAAACAAAAAACCAATATTGCCCGCGCCGTGGTGCACTTTCCAGAAGTGGTTGTGTTAGATGAGCCAACAACAGGCCTTGATATTATGACTACACAAACGGTGATTAAATTTATTCAAGGGCTTAAAGAGCAGGGCACCCCGGTTATTTTCTCTACTCATCATTTAGATGAAGTTGCGCTGTTATGTGAACGAGTGACTGTGATTAATCAAGGCGAAAGTTGCTTCAGTGGTTCACTCGCTGAATTTAAACAACAAGGGCAAAGTGACACTTTGAACCAAGCGTTTTTAAATATTTTGCAGGAGCCAAGTCATGTTTGA
- a CDS encoding ABC transporter permease: MFEVFLKELRELLRDKKTLLFVVALPVLVFPIIFGLMGFLMSQATLEAEQKVHTYAIANEAYAPEFAKELFYHKSFEQSKEQFETIEQMKQAVRDGKIDVGIMIPIEPREKLASGEQSTWQVIYNDASSINFIFSRIKEAIENFSGTLQAEQFSLLGVQEQAQVALLKPIEIEKVDTANKRENLGEKLGALIPYLLIPLVLAGASYPAIDLGAGEKERGTLETLLLTPVTRTELVLGKFLTVLTSSLATASITVISMGVWMSVISHFVELKALKEAVGNIGVVDLSLILLLLIPLAAVFSSIVLAISIYARTFKEAQNYMGPLSMLAFMPLIVAMMPNMELTFKTAMIPVTNVALAIKELLKGTVDYSLVGMIFLATLVLAGALMAFCVHWFKKESVLFR, from the coding sequence ATGTTTGAAGTCTTTCTGAAGGAACTGCGCGAACTACTTCGTGATAAAAAAACCTTACTGTTTGTTGTGGCGCTGCCAGTCCTCGTTTTTCCAATAATATTTGGTTTAATGGGCTTTTTAATGAGTCAAGCGACCTTAGAAGCCGAACAAAAAGTCCATACCTATGCCATTGCTAATGAAGCGTATGCACCTGAATTTGCAAAAGAGCTGTTTTATCACAAGAGCTTTGAACAAAGTAAAGAACAATTCGAAACCATCGAGCAAATGAAACAGGCTGTGCGCGATGGAAAAATTGATGTGGGTATCATGATCCCCATCGAACCACGTGAAAAGCTTGCAAGTGGCGAACAAAGCACTTGGCAGGTTATTTACAATGATGCCTCTTCGATCAATTTTATTTTTTCAAGGATAAAAGAAGCTATTGAGAATTTTTCTGGCACATTACAGGCCGAACAGTTTTCGTTGCTTGGTGTGCAAGAGCAGGCTCAAGTTGCGCTACTTAAACCGATTGAAATAGAAAAAGTCGATACCGCCAATAAACGAGAGAATTTAGGTGAAAAACTGGGGGCGTTAATCCCATATCTACTGATCCCCTTGGTGCTTGCCGGTGCAAGCTATCCTGCCATTGATTTGGGCGCGGGTGAAAAAGAGCGCGGTACACTCGAAACGCTCTTACTGACACCTGTCACTCGTACCGAATTAGTACTTGGTAAATTTCTCACCGTATTGACTAGCTCTTTAGCAACGGCGTCCATTACTGTGATCAGTATGGGAGTTTGGATGAGTGTGATCAGCCATTTTGTTGAGCTCAAAGCCCTTAAAGAAGCGGTGGGTAATATCGGTGTGGTTGATTTAAGTTTAATTTTACTGTTACTCATTCCATTGGCGGCGGTGTTTTCATCTATTGTGTTGGCTATTTCTATTTATGCGCGTACCTTTAAAGAAGCCCAAAATTACATGGGACCTCTATCGATGTTAGCCTTTATGCCACTGATTGTTGCCATGATGCCTAATATGGAATTAACGTTTAAAACCGCGATGATCCCAGTAACCAACGTGGCTTTGGCAATTAAAGAGCTGCTTAAAGGAACGGTAGATTACTCATTAGTTGGAATGATTTTCTTAGCAACACTGGTGTTAGCAGGCGCATTAATGGCGTTTTGTGTGCATTGGTTTAAGAAAGAGTCAGTGCTGTTTAGATAA